One window of the Asticcacaulis sp. SL142 genome contains the following:
- a CDS encoding PhoH family protein, which translates to MSTVTDDFIELSEDGVLALTGPNERYLALIEAAYNVLVETPGGGLSVTGDVAGRQKAKAIFAALKKRFDKGLDISEADVRLLIQNPMGKTPAWADHHSNSHVVVMGRKGAVVPKTEGQAGYFQQLLTKSLVFGLGPAGSGKTFLAVAHGTQLLMKGAVDRLVIARPAVEAGEKLGFLPGDLNEKVDPYMMPIWQALDDILGADGLRKRRERNEIEVAPLAYMRGRTLSNAYVIIDEAQNTTKQQMKMVLTRLGEGSKMVVTGDPSQVDLPNARESGLAHAVSLLGRLEGVGVSRLTADDVVRHELVARIVRAYDNEFKES; encoded by the coding sequence TTGAGCACCGTAACTGACGACTTTATCGAACTGAGCGAAGACGGGGTTCTGGCCCTGACCGGACCGAATGAGCGCTATCTGGCGCTGATCGAAGCGGCCTATAATGTGCTGGTCGAAACACCGGGCGGGGGCTTAAGCGTCACCGGCGATGTGGCGGGCCGTCAAAAGGCCAAGGCGATATTTGCAGCCCTCAAAAAACGCTTTGATAAGGGCCTTGATATCTCTGAGGCCGATGTGCGGTTACTGATCCAGAACCCGATGGGTAAGACCCCGGCCTGGGCCGATCATCACTCTAATTCCCATGTCGTCGTCATGGGCCGCAAGGGCGCGGTCGTGCCTAAGACCGAAGGTCAGGCCGGTTATTTTCAGCAGCTTTTGACCAAATCGTTGGTGTTTGGCCTCGGGCCCGCCGGATCGGGCAAGACCTTTCTGGCGGTGGCGCACGGCACGCAGCTTTTGATGAAGGGCGCGGTCGATCGGCTAGTGATCGCACGCCCTGCCGTTGAAGCCGGTGAAAAGCTGGGCTTTCTGCCCGGTGACCTGAATGAAAAGGTTGACCCCTATATGATGCCGATCTGGCAGGCGCTGGACGATATTCTGGGGGCGGACGGTTTGCGCAAGCGGCGTGAGCGCAATGAGATTGAGGTGGCGCCCCTGGCCTATATGCGCGGCAGAACGCTGTCGAACGCCTATGTCATTATCGATGAGGCCCAGAACACGACTAAGCAGCAGATGAAGATGGTGCTGACCCGTCTGGGCGAAGGCTCCAAGATGGTGGTGACCGGCGATCCGTCGCAGGTCGATCTGCCCAATGCGCGTGAATCAGGTCTGGCCCACGCGGTCAGTCTGCTGGGGCGGCTGGAGGGTGTCGGCGTATCGCGCCTGACCGCCGATGACGTGGTGCGTCATGAACTGGTGGCGCGGATCGTACGCGCCTATGATAACGAATTTAAGGAATCCTGA
- the miaB gene encoding tRNA (N6-isopentenyl adenosine(37)-C2)-methylthiotransferase MiaB, whose protein sequence is MSETASPEQPAVQTTGQKRLHIKTYGCQMNVYDSERMADVLRPLGYVMSDAPEDADLVLLNTCHIREKAAEKVYSEIGRLKELREDKEARGGGRMTIAVAGCVAQAEGAEIMNRAPAVDLVVGPQAYHQLPELIARTTRARGERLMADFAADEKFDKLPVEREVSGPTAFLTVQEGCDKFCTFCVVPYTRGAEWSRPVAQIMDEARRLADKGVREVTLLGQNVNAFNGADASGAESTLARLIEALAGINGLDRIRYTTSHPNDMGDDLIRAHADIPQLMPYLHLPVQSGSNKILRAMNRKHSRESYIELIARIKAANPNIAMSGDFIVGFPDETDKDFEDTMDLIRQVEYASAFSFKYSKRPGTPAAAMPGQVDDKVADERLKALQALIIEQQQDFKAGLVGRTIDVLFDKRGRHNEQGIGRSPWLHSVFAEDAAHLIGKIVPVKIVALGNNSLQGELIKELV, encoded by the coding sequence ATGAGTGAAACCGCATCTCCCGAACAGCCCGCTGTTCAAACGACGGGCCAAAAACGCCTGCATATTAAAACCTACGGCTGTCAGATGAACGTCTATGACAGTGAGCGCATGGCCGATGTTCTGCGCCCGCTCGGCTATGTCATGTCCGATGCCCCCGAAGATGCCGATCTGGTGTTGCTCAACACCTGCCATATCCGTGAGAAGGCCGCCGAAAAGGTCTATTCCGAAATTGGCCGCCTTAAAGAGTTGCGCGAAGACAAAGAGGCTCGCGGGGGCGGACGCATGACCATTGCCGTCGCCGGGTGCGTCGCTCAGGCCGAAGGGGCTGAGATCATGAACCGGGCGCCTGCGGTTGATCTGGTGGTCGGGCCGCAGGCCTATCATCAGTTGCCGGAGTTGATTGCCCGCACCACCCGCGCCCGTGGTGAGCGCCTGATGGCTGATTTTGCGGCCGATGAAAAATTCGATAAGCTGCCGGTTGAGCGCGAAGTTTCTGGCCCGACCGCATTCCTTACCGTGCAGGAAGGCTGCGACAAGTTCTGCACGTTCTGCGTGGTGCCCTATACGCGCGGCGCGGAATGGTCGCGTCCCGTGGCGCAGATTATGGACGAAGCCCGCCGTCTGGCCGATAAGGGTGTGCGCGAAGTCACCCTGTTGGGGCAGAACGTCAATGCCTTTAATGGCGCGGACGCAAGCGGTGCAGAATCGACCCTGGCACGTCTGATTGAGGCGCTGGCCGGGATCAATGGCCTTGACCGCATCCGCTATACCACCAGCCATCCTAATGACATGGGCGACGACCTTATCCGCGCCCACGCCGATATCCCGCAACTGATGCCTTACCTGCATCTGCCAGTGCAGTCGGGCTCGAACAAGATTTTGCGCGCTATGAACCGCAAGCACAGCCGCGAAAGCTATATCGAGCTGATTGCGCGCATCAAGGCGGCCAATCCCAACATCGCCATGTCCGGTGACTTCATCGTCGGCTTCCCCGATGAAACGGATAAGGATTTCGAGGACACGATGGACCTGATCCGTCAGGTCGAATACGCCTCGGCCTTTTCGTTCAAATACTCAAAGCGTCCGGGTACGCCCGCTGCCGCCATGCCGGGTCAGGTTGATGACAAGGTTGCCGATGAGCGCCTGAAAGCGCTTCAGGCCCTGATCATCGAGCAGCAGCAGGATTTTAAAGCCGGTCTTGTGGGCCGCACCATCGACGTGCTGTTTGATAAGCGCGGCCGCCATAACGAACAGGGCATTGGCCGCTCGCCGTGGCTGCATTCGGTCTTTGCCGAAGACGCCGCCCATCTGATCGGAAAGATCGTGCCGGTCAAAATTGTGGCTCTGGGTAATAACAGTTTGCAGGGTGAACTGATTAAGGAACTTGTTTGA
- a CDS encoding Fur family transcriptional regulator, whose translation MDRIEKQCIEKGMRMTDQRRIVARVLSQATDHPDVEELYRRAAALDPHISLATVYRTVRLFEEAGVVERHDFGDGRSRYEQAGDDHHDHLINIKTGQVIEFFDQEIESLKEALAQKLGFKLVGHKLELYGVPLDEDTKV comes from the coding sequence ATGGATCGTATCGAAAAGCAGTGCATTGAAAAAGGCATGCGCATGACCGATCAGCGCCGCATCGTCGCGCGCGTCCTGTCTCAGGCGACCGATCACCCGGATGTTGAGGAGTTGTATCGCCGCGCCGCTGCTCTTGATCCGCATATTTCGCTGGCGACCGTGTACCGCACCGTGCGCCTGTTTGAAGAAGCCGGTGTGGTCGAACGCCACGATTTCGGTGACGGTCGCTCACGCTATGAACAGGCTGGTGACGACCACCATGATCACCTGATCAATATCAAGACCGGTCAGGTCATCGAGTTTTTCGATCAGGAAATCGAGTCCTTAAAGGAAGCCCTGGCGCAAAAACTGGGCTTCAAGCTGGTCGGCCATAAGCTTGAACTTTACGGCGTACCGCTCGACGAAGACACAAAGGTTTAA
- the rimI gene encoding ribosomal protein S18-alanine N-acetyltransferase: protein MIIEDIGQYTPDISIIHEQNFDFGWKDSEFIEILSKNTTLAKCVKINDEIQSFMFLSFISQEAEILTLATRSDAHNRGLATALLAAVIDDLKGRGCESIFLEVAVDNPAALALYKKLGFERVGKRKSYYSRRIGPPVDGHVLRLDLSGG from the coding sequence ATGATTATTGAGGATATTGGTCAATATACGCCTGATATTTCTATAATCCACGAACAAAATTTCGATTTTGGCTGGAAAGATTCTGAATTTATAGAAATATTGTCCAAAAATACGACCTTGGCTAAATGCGTAAAAATAAATGATGAAATTCAGTCATTTATGTTTTTGTCATTTATTTCCCAAGAAGCAGAAATATTAACGCTGGCGACCCGTAGCGATGCGCACAACCGGGGTCTGGCCACCGCGCTGTTGGCCGCCGTTATCGATGACCTGAAAGGGCGCGGATGCGAGAGCATTTTCCTAGAGGTCGCGGTCGATAATCCGGCCGCACTGGCACTTTATAAAAAGCTCGGCTTTGAGCGGGTGGGCAAGCGTAAATCCTACTATAGTCGCCGCATCGGCCCGCCGGTCGATGGTCATGTGCTGCGGCTTGATCTGTCCGGAGGCTGA
- the tsaB gene encoding tRNA (adenosine(37)-N6)-threonylcarbamoyltransferase complex dimerization subunit type 1 TsaB, which produces MLGLVVDTSVGACTVGLYENGPNGLTCLYDDTALMNRGHQEHIGPQIWNCFHKAGINPKALNRVCVTLGPGSFTGLRVGLSFAKGLAEGAGVALRGFSTLEAMAAFEGLTDTRRLVVIEAGRGQVYVQAFDGMAAITSPIPLNINDNEGLSAYANTLPDVGILTGNGGDHVRSYWPQALVIPQICPSTQAMARLGFDDLDRSDVKPVYIREPDAKVSDKRIVRFDTERPPA; this is translated from the coding sequence GTGCTGGGACTGGTTGTCGATACCTCGGTCGGTGCCTGCACGGTCGGACTCTATGAAAACGGCCCGAATGGCCTGACATGCCTTTATGATGATACCGCACTGATGAACCGTGGCCATCAGGAACATATCGGCCCGCAAATCTGGAATTGTTTCCATAAAGCTGGAATTAATCCAAAAGCCCTTAATCGTGTCTGTGTGACGCTGGGGCCAGGGTCATTTACCGGGCTTCGGGTAGGTTTATCCTTTGCCAAAGGTCTAGCCGAAGGCGCGGGCGTTGCTTTACGCGGCTTTTCAACCTTAGAGGCGATGGCCGCGTTTGAGGGGCTTACGGACACGCGGCGTCTGGTGGTGATCGAGGCCGGACGTGGGCAGGTCTATGTGCAGGCCTTTGACGGTATGGCCGCCATAACGTCGCCTATACCATTGAATATTAATGATAATGAGGGCTTAAGTGCCTATGCGAACACCCTGCCGGACGTGGGGATTCTGACCGGCAATGGCGGCGATCATGTCCGGTCATACTGGCCGCAAGCTTTGGTCATACCGCAGATTTGCCCCTCAACTCAGGCCATGGCGCGTCTGGGATTTGATGATTTAGACCGTTCAGATGTTAAACCGGTCTATATTCGTGAGCCCGACGCCAAGGTGTCCGACAAACGGATTGTCCGCTTCGATACGGAGCGTCCACCGGCATGA
- a CDS encoding NifU family protein yields MFIQTEATPNPDVIKFIPGREVLSGGSLDLRTETEAEKSPLALALFQIDGVSGVYFGHDFLTVRRDPESGLIWAQIKAPILAAIMDFYSSGKPILTQAEAEKDAVVYEGELGQIVAEIKELLDTRVRPAVAQDGGDIEFDRFDEDSGTLWLHMRGACSGCPSSSATLKQGVESLMKHYVPEVKHVESVL; encoded by the coding sequence ATGTTTATCCAAACCGAAGCCACGCCTAATCCCGACGTCATCAAGTTCATCCCCGGCCGTGAGGTTTTAAGCGGCGGCTCACTGGATTTGCGCACTGAGACTGAGGCGGAAAAATCACCGCTGGCTTTGGCCCTGTTTCAGATTGACGGCGTATCGGGCGTCTATTTCGGCCATGATTTTCTGACCGTGCGCCGTGACCCGGAATCGGGACTGATCTGGGCGCAAATCAAGGCACCGATACTGGCCGCCATCATGGATTTCTATAGTTCCGGCAAGCCAATTTTGACGCAAGCCGAGGCCGAAAAGGACGCGGTCGTCTATGAGGGCGAACTGGGTCAGATCGTGGCCGAGATCAAGGAACTGCTCGATACGCGGGTGCGTCCGGCGGTGGCTCAGGACGGGGGCGATATCGAGTTTGATCGCTTTGATGAAGATAGCGGGACATTATGGCTGCATATGCGCGGGGCCTGTTCGGGGTGCCCGTCATCATCGGCAACCTTGAAACAGGGTGTTGAATCGCTGATGAAGCACTATGTCCCCGAAGTAAAGCATGTGGAGTCGGTGCTTTAG
- a CDS encoding universal stress protein, producing MRKFLIIADDSPEFQAALTYACGRAKATQGVVTLLRVLPETDYTQWAGVRDEIEREQRAEAESLLSKLADIAAVKSGHPAEIIIKIGAVRDAIKALISEDRGLKILVLASASGRDPGPLISSLMRDGVASLGGGRPIPITIVPGDLDEAAILDLV from the coding sequence GTGCGCAAATTTTTGATTATTGCCGACGATTCCCCTGAGTTTCAGGCCGCGCTCACCTATGCCTGCGGGCGCGCGAAAGCGACCCAAGGGGTGGTGACCTTGCTGCGGGTTCTGCCGGAAACCGACTACACCCAATGGGCCGGTGTGCGCGATGAGATCGAGCGCGAACAACGGGCTGAGGCCGAGTCCCTGCTGTCCAAACTGGCCGATATTGCCGCTGTTAAATCGGGCCATCCGGCGGAAATCATTATCAAGATCGGGGCCGTGCGTGATGCCATCAAGGCCCTGATCTCTGAGGATCGCGGCTTGAAAATTCTGGTGCTGGCGTCGGCTTCGGGCCGGGATCCGGGGCCGCTGATCTCCAGCTTGATGCGTGATGGCGTGGCCAGTCTCGGCGGGGGGCGGCCCATACCGATCACCATCGTGCCGGGCGATCTGGATGAGGCGGCGATTCTTGATCTGGTCTGA